In a genomic window of Hymenobacter chitinivorans DSM 11115:
- a CDS encoding redoxin domain-containing protein has protein sequence MTFRRISLIAAVALVFSALAVGVARAQDGRTVSDFSLQSPTNATVTLSSYAKNKAVVVVFVNPNCAFSKLYQNRLNALNSAYSGRGVQFLFINTPINLEATADASDAEKLKMKTTGASDYPYLTDEGQKVSALLGATKTPEAVVLEPSGAGFVIRYKGAIDDNAQVEAYAKEKYVAQVLDNLLAGRPAGVPDKRAAGCLIKKP, from the coding sequence ATGACCTTTCGCCGAATTTCCCTTATTGCCGCCGTAGCCCTGGTTTTTTCCGCTTTGGCCGTGGGCGTGGCCCGCGCCCAGGACGGCCGCACGGTCAGTGACTTCAGCCTGCAAAGCCCTACCAACGCCACGGTCACGCTCAGCAGCTACGCCAAGAACAAGGCCGTGGTGGTAGTATTCGTGAATCCCAACTGCGCCTTTTCCAAGCTTTACCAGAACCGCCTCAATGCCCTGAACTCGGCCTACAGTGGCCGGGGCGTGCAGTTCCTCTTCATCAATACGCCCATCAACCTGGAAGCCACCGCCGATGCATCCGACGCGGAGAAGCTGAAGATGAAAACCACCGGCGCCTCGGATTACCCCTACCTCACCGACGAAGGCCAGAAGGTAAGCGCGCTGCTGGGGGCCACCAAAACGCCCGAAGCCGTGGTGCTGGAGCCCTCCGGCGCGGGCTTCGTGATTCGCTACAAAGGCGCCATCGACGACAACGCCCAGGTGGAAGCCTACGCCAAGGAAAAATACGTGGCTCAGGTGCTGGATAACCTCCTGGCCGGCCGCCCCGCCGGTGTCCCCGATAAGCGCGCCGCCGGCTGCCTGATTAAAAAGCCGTAA
- a CDS encoding transglutaminase-like domain-containing protein: MTNKEIKALISLLDDPEIAPQIQDRIQTLGESIIPFLEESWEESLDPQQQQRLEDLIHNLQFDGLQQRLRVWRDSGGENLLEGMWLLNSYQYPDADLQALNRAIEQLRFEVWTLLRPDMHPADQVQALNYVLFRTHKFAANTQNFHSPANSMLHLVLETRRGNPLTLCVIYLLVAQRLNLPIYGVNLPNLFVLTFQPQDKTFPAFYINCYNRGLILSRTDIEHYVAQLNLSSNDIFFEPCSHLDIVRRALRNLMLSFEKMQEPAKSAEVGKLLAILTDESGNVTDSATSAEDDEE, from the coding sequence ATGACCAACAAAGAAATTAAAGCCCTTATATCCCTGCTGGACGATCCGGAAATTGCCCCGCAGATTCAGGACCGCATCCAGACGCTGGGCGAGAGTATTATCCCGTTTTTAGAAGAATCGTGGGAGGAAAGCCTCGATCCGCAGCAGCAGCAGCGCCTCGAGGATCTGATTCATAACCTGCAGTTCGACGGCCTGCAGCAGCGCCTGCGGGTGTGGCGCGACTCGGGCGGCGAAAACCTGCTCGAGGGCATGTGGCTGCTCAACTCCTACCAGTATCCCGACGCCGACCTGCAGGCCCTGAACCGCGCCATTGAGCAGCTGCGCTTCGAAGTCTGGACCTTGCTGCGCCCCGATATGCACCCCGCCGACCAGGTGCAGGCCCTGAACTACGTGCTGTTTCGCACCCATAAGTTTGCCGCCAACACCCAGAATTTCCACTCCCCGGCCAACTCCATGCTCCACCTGGTGCTGGAAACCCGGCGGGGAAACCCGCTGACGCTCTGCGTAATCTACCTGCTGGTGGCCCAGCGCCTGAATCTGCCGATTTACGGGGTGAACCTGCCCAACCTCTTCGTGCTGACCTTCCAGCCCCAGGACAAGACGTTTCCGGCATTCTACATCAACTGCTACAACCGCGGCCTGATCCTGTCACGCACCGACATTGAGCACTACGTAGCCCAGCTCAACCTCTCGTCCAACGACATCTTTTTCGAGCCCTGTTCCCACCTCGACATCGTGCGCCGCGCCCTGCGCAACCTGATGCTCAGCTTCGAGAAGATGCAGGAACCCGCCAAATCCGCCGAAGTGGGCAAGCTGCTAGCCATCCTCACCGACGAAAGCGGCAACGTGACGGACAGCGCAACAAGCGCCGAAGACGACGAGGAGTAA
- the folB gene encoding dihydroneopterin aldolase gives MGQIALEEMEFFAYHGFFDEEQKLGNRYTVDLYVGTDLHAAGTSDDLAATVNYVELYGIVQQEMAVPARLLEHVGHRILDRVLAQFAHVKSVKVSVAKHNPPFGGVCARSRVTMKRKRGKVQP, from the coding sequence ATGGGCCAGATTGCACTGGAGGAAATGGAGTTTTTTGCCTACCACGGCTTTTTCGACGAAGAGCAGAAACTCGGCAACCGCTACACCGTCGACTTATACGTGGGCACCGACCTGCACGCGGCCGGTACTTCCGACGACCTGGCCGCGACGGTCAACTACGTGGAGCTCTACGGCATTGTGCAGCAGGAAATGGCGGTGCCCGCTCGCCTGCTGGAGCACGTGGGCCACCGCATTCTGGACCGGGTGCTGGCGCAGTTTGCCCACGTGAAATCGGTGAAGGTGAGCGTAGCCAAGCACAACCCGCCGTTCGGGGGCGTCTGTGCCCGCTCCCGCGTGACGATGAAGCGCAAGCGCGGTAAGGTGCAGCCGTAA
- a CDS encoding BlaI/MecI/CopY family transcriptional regulator produces the protein MSKASLPKPTESELEILQVLWQHGPSTVRFVNDELSQKREVGYTTTLKLLQLMLDKGLVLRDDESRTHVYRAAVREEETQSQLLDRFVEAAFGGSAMKLVMQALGNRRTSKEELRQIRTLLNEIEQDKPETEKGGPNELA, from the coding sequence ATGAGTAAGGCATCCCTTCCCAAACCCACCGAATCGGAATTGGAAATCCTGCAGGTTCTCTGGCAGCACGGCCCGAGCACCGTCCGGTTCGTGAACGACGAGCTCAGCCAGAAGCGCGAAGTAGGCTATACCACCACCCTGAAGCTGTTGCAGCTCATGCTCGACAAGGGCCTGGTGCTGCGCGACGACGAGAGCCGCACCCACGTGTACCGCGCCGCCGTGCGGGAAGAGGAAACCCAGAGCCAGCTGCTCGACCGGTTTGTGGAAGCGGCTTTCGGGGGCTCGGCCATGAAGCTGGTGATGCAGGCCTTGGGCAACCGCCGCACCTCCAAGGAAGAGCTGCGCCAGATCCGGACGCTGCTCAACGAAATCGAACAGGACAAACCCGAAACCGAGAAAGGAGGCCCCAATGAACTGGCTTGA
- a CDS encoding 4'-phosphopantetheinyl transferase superfamily protein, protein MPLHSVTPLSDHALLGLWQLTEQPAELLNQVPRPEIYSQLQPTARDEARTLQWLGGRALAHALLAEVNPQARAVLRNDENGRPYFEQLPDYAVSLSHSGQWLAGIVATHGRVGTDIELIRTKAQMLAPRFLSKDELANTGDDVAKHSLYWSAKETLYKLHSRRGLVFKEQIRLNPFELREAGVLTGHLLLENSRSQHQIHYQRPAPDYVLTYCVEDARPPSF, encoded by the coding sequence ATGCCCCTGCACTCCGTCACGCCGCTTTCCGACCACGCCCTGCTGGGGCTGTGGCAGCTGACGGAGCAGCCCGCCGAATTGCTGAACCAGGTACCGCGGCCCGAAATCTACAGCCAACTCCAGCCCACGGCCCGCGACGAGGCCCGGACCCTGCAGTGGCTCGGCGGCCGGGCATTGGCCCACGCCCTACTTGCCGAAGTAAATCCGCAGGCCCGGGCCGTGCTGCGCAACGACGAAAACGGCCGCCCCTACTTCGAGCAGCTACCGGATTACGCCGTTTCCTTGTCGCACTCGGGCCAGTGGCTGGCGGGCATCGTGGCTACCCACGGGCGCGTTGGCACAGATATTGAACTGATTCGCACCAAAGCGCAAATGTTGGCTCCCCGGTTTTTATCGAAAGACGAGCTAGCCAACACCGGCGACGATGTAGCCAAACACAGTCTCTACTGGAGTGCCAAAGAGACGCTCTATAAGCTACACAGCCGCCGGGGCCTGGTGTTTAAAGAGCAAATTCGGCTCAACCCGTTTGAGCTGCGGGAGGCAGGTGTGTTGACGGGGCACCTGCTGTTAGAAAACTCTCGCAGCCAACACCAGATTCACTACCAGCGCCCCGCCCCCGACTACGTGCTGACTTACTGCGTGGAAGACGCGCGGCCTCCCTCCTTCTGA
- a CDS encoding WD40 repeat domain-containing protein: MPLLYRPEVHKLATLSGHHDCVYALTGDPAQPVVYSAGSDGFVVAWNTEQPEQDGELVARVENSVYALRYVPGRHLLLIGHNFQGLQVIDLTQKKLVHATALPPLAIFDIAYSEPRQRIYVALADGTLAVLDAQDFRLLQLLRLSEKNLRCLALHEERGELAVGGSDQLIRVLDADTLAVKYTLEGSTNSVFTAAYSPDGRWLLTAGRDAHLRIWDVQHDYREQQTIIAHLFAINHVAYSPDGQFFATCSMDKSIKLWEADGFRLLRVLDRARHAGHGTSVNKLFWSGPRKRLVSCSDDRSLAVWQLGNE, translated from the coding sequence ATGCCGCTGCTGTATCGTCCGGAGGTTCACAAACTTGCCACCCTGAGTGGGCACCACGACTGCGTGTACGCCCTGACCGGCGACCCGGCCCAGCCCGTGGTGTACTCGGCCGGCTCCGACGGCTTCGTGGTGGCCTGGAACACCGAGCAGCCCGAGCAGGACGGCGAATTAGTGGCCCGGGTTGAAAACTCGGTGTACGCCCTGCGCTACGTGCCCGGCCGCCACCTGCTGCTCATTGGTCACAACTTCCAGGGTTTGCAGGTGATTGACTTAACCCAGAAAAAGCTGGTGCACGCCACGGCCCTGCCGCCGTTGGCCATCTTCGATATTGCCTATTCGGAGCCGCGGCAGCGCATCTACGTGGCCCTGGCCGACGGCACGCTGGCCGTGCTGGATGCCCAGGATTTCCGGTTGCTGCAGCTGCTGCGCCTCTCCGAGAAAAACCTGCGCTGCCTGGCCCTGCACGAAGAGCGCGGGGAACTGGCCGTGGGCGGCAGCGACCAGCTCATCCGGGTGCTCGACGCCGACACGCTGGCCGTGAAATACACCCTGGAAGGCTCTACCAACTCGGTGTTTACCGCCGCCTACTCGCCCGACGGCCGCTGGCTGCTCACGGCCGGCCGCGACGCCCACTTGCGCATCTGGGACGTGCAGCACGATTACCGGGAGCAGCAGACCATTATTGCCCACCTGTTTGCCATCAACCACGTGGCCTACAGCCCCGACGGGCAGTTTTTTGCCACCTGCAGCATGGATAAATCCATTAAGCTCTGGGAGGCCGACGGCTTCCGGCTCCTGCGCGTGCTCGACCGGGCCCGGCACGCCGGCCACGGCACCTCGGTCAACAAGTTATTTTGGTCCGGACCGCGGAAACGGCTAGTTTCGTGTAGCGACGACCGCAGCCTGGCGGTTTGGCAGCTTGGTAACGAATAG
- a CDS encoding DivIVA domain-containing protein, translating to MKITALDIRQKTFEKAFRGLNKEEVEAFLVTLSQQWERMGDENRELRLKLEHATQEVSKMREVETSLYRTLKTAEDTGNSITEQAQREAELRVREAQLKAEQLLADARQKARQVMDDAYKQAEKTVGEMKTEVNGLGQECQRLEGQLEGLVRDLQRLANDTLDKVEKVKARPKTEAAAILSRAASVKVSKPESSPETDTAMYVGSASSSSVAAVAGATAATAGGVALRDTAPAARPIGPQPGSYNPKPGQQPDPGAPAQTPGPDIEPMRTPNENPGHVDPSRIYNPEPSRVPDPTGPRIEPTAPDIQPIGPGHPEITQPSPATHPGMAAATAAEKSFFDEI from the coding sequence ATGAAAATTACCGCCCTCGATATCCGGCAGAAAACCTTTGAAAAAGCCTTCCGCGGCCTCAACAAAGAAGAAGTAGAAGCATTTCTGGTAACTCTCTCGCAGCAGTGGGAGCGGATGGGCGACGAAAACCGGGAGCTGCGCCTCAAGCTGGAGCACGCCACCCAGGAAGTAAGCAAGATGCGGGAAGTGGAAACCTCGCTCTACCGCACCCTGAAAACGGCCGAGGACACCGGCAACAGCATCACCGAGCAGGCCCAGCGCGAGGCCGAGCTGCGCGTGCGCGAGGCCCAGCTCAAGGCCGAGCAGCTCCTGGCCGATGCCCGCCAGAAAGCCCGGCAGGTGATGGACGATGCCTACAAGCAGGCCGAAAAGACGGTGGGCGAGATGAAAACCGAAGTCAACGGGCTGGGCCAGGAGTGCCAGCGCCTGGAAGGGCAGCTCGAAGGCCTCGTGCGGGATTTGCAGCGCCTGGCCAACGATACGCTCGACAAGGTGGAAAAAGTAAAAGCTCGGCCGAAAACCGAGGCGGCGGCCATCCTTTCCCGGGCCGCTAGCGTAAAGGTGAGCAAACCTGAATCCTCACCCGAAACCGATACTGCCATGTACGTAGGCTCAGCTTCTTCCTCTTCCGTAGCCGCCGTAGCGGGTGCTACTGCTGCCACTGCCGGCGGCGTAGCCCTGCGCGACACCGCCCCCGCCGCCCGACCCATCGGGCCGCAGCCCGGCAGCTACAACCCCAAGCCCGGTCAGCAGCCCGACCCCGGTGCTCCGGCCCAGACGCCCGGCCCCGACATTGAGCCCATGCGTACCCCCAACGAAAACCCCGGCCACGTCGACCCTTCGCGCATCTATAACCCCGAGCCTTCCCGCGTGCCCGACCCCACCGGCCCTCGTATCGAGCCCACGGCCCCGGATATTCAGCCCATTGGCCCCGGCCACCCCGAAATCACCCAGCCTTCGCCCGCTACGCACCCGGGCATGGCCGCCGCTACAGCCGCTGAAAAGTCCTTCTTCGACGAAATCTAA